ATTTATAAGTATTGCCTTCTAAAGGTCGTAATAATCGATAACTTTTGAATCCACCGAAAGTGTCAAAAGGTGCACCTAAATGAAGCAATTGTTTTTCTAATTGATTTTTATGATCTTCTGATGAAGGAATAAACAGTGCACAGTAAAAATGATCTTCATTAAATTCACCCACACTGTATAACACTTCATAAGCACTTGGATGTTTTAGTACAGATTTTCCTTCAGTTTCTTCTAATATAACTGAAGTATCTGATGCTGAATATTGGTATAAATTATGATCTGGATTATTAAGTTGAATTTGATTTAAAAATCCATAAGTCCCATAAGATGTATATAAATTCATGACAGTTACCTCCCTCGTTTTTATTAATTATACGATTATCAATTTTTATTTTCTACCTTAAAAGTCTGATTTTTAAAATAAATCTATAAGAATGTATTGATTTATTACAAATTAAACTGAAATTAAATGGAATTATATTATATCCATGATATAAAATGACGAGTTATTATATTGAATTTCAATATCTAAATAAAAAATTATGACAATTTGTAAG
The DNA window shown above is from Staphylococcus sp. M0911 and carries:
- the traP gene encoding signal transduction protein TRAP; its protein translation is MNLYTSYGTYGFLNQIQLNNPDHNLYQYSASDTSVILEETEGKSVLKHPSAYEVLYSVGEFNEDHFYCALFIPSSEDHKNQLEKQLLHLGAPFDTFGGFKSYRLLRPLEGNTYKLYFGFANRSAYEDFKSSDLFQDHFSKAALNQFFGYSGQHSSYFERYLYPVDHN